A region of Nocardioides sp. JS614 DNA encodes the following proteins:
- a CDS encoding transglycosylase domain-containing protein, producing the protein MSGKRRAAGPASKTTASKPGSKPKRPRTRKQQALRVAKWGSIVGLALLLIAVGGFVFLYKTIDIPDPNADFEAETSFVYYADGKAQVGNFATQNRESITLKQMPQTLQDAVVAAENRSFRTDNGIDPKGILRAAFSNAQGNSTQGASTITQQYVKILYLNQERSYTRKVKEAILSLKIQRTKSKSEILEGYLNTIYFGRGAYGVQAASRAFFDKDAKDLSLKESAVLASVLNNPSRFDPANGKDNKRALKERYAYVLDGMADAGNITAEQADKAEKSLPKFPEIKAESKYGEQRGHMLKLVRDEMHELGYTDEQIDSQGYRITTTFTQKAMDAAKAGVLEQRPEGFKDKELHIGVASVEPGTGALRGFYGGQDYLDSQINWAATGGMVGSTIKPITVATALENGYSLKDTFEGNSPYVFPDGLDVVNEGPGDGNDYGAKVSLTLATEQSINTAFVDMSNSIPDGPAKIVETANKVGIPPADPTKKYPGIPDKSIDLEPDALVTLGKARISPINMANAYATIANGGERADVHVIDKIVSRKGEVLYSFKQHTTPAFDDFADGVDVTTASGQKATSEDIAADTSYALQQVVANGTGRNALALGRPAAGKTGTATNDDGDVSSSWFVGYTPQLATAVMYVRGDGDNALNDWLPSYFGAEYPTRTWTAVMSRALEGTEVESFPEPANVDGEAPADGHEPYTPPPKPTKTPKPSETPSETPSESSTPTPTETPTPTESPSDSCGLLGCGSPSGSPSSSDSPSTPPSGGASPSGGGRGRRPRRG; encoded by the coding sequence GTGAGTGGTAAGCGCAGGGCCGCAGGCCCCGCCAGCAAGACGACCGCCTCCAAGCCGGGCAGCAAGCCCAAGCGTCCCCGCACCCGCAAGCAGCAGGCGCTGCGGGTCGCGAAGTGGGGCTCGATCGTGGGCCTGGCGCTCCTGCTGATCGCCGTCGGCGGGTTCGTCTTCCTCTACAAGACGATCGACATCCCGGACCCGAACGCCGACTTCGAGGCCGAGACGTCGTTCGTCTACTACGCCGACGGCAAGGCCCAGGTCGGCAACTTCGCCACCCAGAACCGTGAGTCGATCACGCTCAAGCAGATGCCCCAGACGCTCCAGGACGCGGTGGTCGCCGCGGAGAACCGGTCCTTCCGGACCGACAACGGCATCGACCCGAAGGGGATCCTGCGCGCCGCCTTCAGCAACGCGCAGGGCAACTCGACCCAGGGTGCGTCGACGATCACCCAGCAGTACGTCAAGATCCTCTACCTCAATCAGGAGCGTTCCTACACCCGCAAGGTGAAGGAGGCGATCCTGTCGCTGAAGATCCAGCGCACGAAGAGCAAGTCGGAGATCCTCGAGGGCTACCTCAACACGATCTACTTCGGGCGCGGGGCGTACGGCGTGCAGGCGGCCTCCCGGGCGTTCTTCGACAAGGACGCCAAGGACCTCTCCCTGAAGGAGTCGGCCGTCCTCGCGAGCGTGCTGAACAACCCCTCGCGCTTCGACCCGGCCAACGGCAAGGACAACAAGCGGGCGCTCAAGGAGCGCTACGCCTACGTCCTCGACGGGATGGCCGACGCCGGCAACATCACCGCCGAGCAGGCCGACAAGGCCGAGAAGTCGCTGCCGAAGTTCCCGGAGATCAAGGCGGAGAGCAAGTACGGCGAGCAGCGCGGCCACATGCTCAAGCTGGTGCGCGACGAGATGCACGAGCTCGGCTACACCGACGAGCAGATCGACAGCCAGGGCTACCGGATCACCACTACGTTCACGCAGAAGGCCATGGACGCCGCGAAGGCCGGCGTGCTGGAGCAGCGGCCCGAGGGCTTCAAGGACAAGGAGCTGCACATCGGGGTCGCGAGCGTCGAGCCCGGCACCGGTGCGCTGCGCGGGTTCTACGGCGGTCAGGACTACCTGGACTCCCAGATCAACTGGGCGGCCACCGGCGGGATGGTCGGCTCGACGATCAAGCCGATCACGGTCGCCACGGCCCTGGAGAACGGCTACTCGCTCAAGGACACCTTCGAGGGCAACTCGCCGTACGTCTTCCCCGACGGCCTCGACGTGGTCAACGAGGGTCCCGGCGACGGCAACGACTACGGCGCCAAGGTCAGCCTGACCCTCGCGACCGAGCAGTCGATCAACACCGCCTTCGTCGACATGTCGAACTCGATCCCCGACGGGCCGGCGAAGATCGTCGAGACCGCGAACAAGGTCGGGATCCCGCCGGCGGACCCGACGAAGAAGTACCCCGGGATCCCCGACAAGAGCATCGACCTCGAACCGGACGCGCTGGTCACCCTCGGCAAGGCGCGGATCAGCCCGATCAACATGGCCAACGCCTACGCGACGATCGCGAACGGCGGCGAGCGCGCCGACGTGCACGTGATCGACAAGATCGTGAGCCGCAAGGGCGAGGTGCTCTACTCCTTCAAGCAGCACACCACCCCGGCGTTCGACGACTTCGCCGACGGCGTCGACGTGACGACCGCGTCCGGGCAGAAGGCGACCAGCGAGGACATCGCCGCCGACACCTCCTACGCCCTGCAGCAGGTGGTCGCGAACGGCACCGGCCGCAACGCGCTGGCCCTGGGTCGTCCGGCGGCCGGCAAGACCGGCACGGCCACCAACGACGACGGCGACGTCTCCTCGTCGTGGTTCGTCGGGTACACCCCGCAGCTCGCGACGGCCGTCATGTACGTCCGCGGCGACGGCGACAACGCGCTCAACGACTGGCTGCCGTCGTACTTCGGTGCGGAGTATCCGACCCGCACCTGGACCGCCGTGATGAGCCGCGCCCTCGAGGGCACCGAGGTGGAGAGCTTCCCCGAGCCGGCGAACGTCGACGGCGAGGCGCCGGCCGACGGGCACGAGCCGTACACGCCGCCGCCGAAGCCGACCAAGACCCCGAAGCCGAGCGAGACGCCGAGCGAGACGCCGTCGGAGTCCTCGACCCCGACCCCGACCGAGACGCCCACCCCGACCGAGTCGCCGAGCGACAGCTGCGGCCTGCTCGGGTGCGGCTC
- a CDS encoding PKD domain-containing protein yields the protein MTNPPSSTSSSIPARTLRPWRTAAVTTALAVALTTGLSAVLAPVGAAAPASTQPRPIGAHGLSVSFDRQSATIERGERFRVSGTVSTLSQTSLTAVPRTGEGVPASFTLTVTDPAGRVLGTQAVTAADDGSFATMVPGAITDGLADADLLRLGLRAVDATYDDHQAADAGAGSVAVRAAATGLQVENSFVSAVGWVKPGEAYPSRIIVQNPTATPVAGASVTITAPAGTSFTNASGPGTHPFSSDTVAWTIPSVPAATGTVPGTVTLVLESKADTVAQDPTVVWRDLSTTARLTASTGAQTVVSHGPKVIPPSDAFDTARYGDRPFPVIPVEYRDRAYTAAHTGEQLEEVINSPAKPGSTFNLYQEMSLGQLFPNGSVPSAGIATADFTSYAPGFPFTQIDPTAVNTCAGVTQTDTPAGAIPAPGTVGGPAYTERITNGVYNLPGTTGYYGSDGAGSAVIGSLTGISALAQIDSGCGPTSKLVVDAAALADPEIDYSDYDTDKDGVVDFFMAVFAGCGGNGASQLGLCSDDPQDALPYDNVWPHSSSLEYYYNDAKTGLPGFTTDDQLKDLEGRPLWYTDKTYKDMTTTDKGDALKVFVRVGPYNLNPETAIDKASVISHEYGHSLGLPDFYSVGGRETYGDWNLMATDKSQNMDAFSRQELGWVVPQVLRAGETRTVDGWTDSKQDTGTITWQRPDGTPYTLTNGPDGVVHNSLMYVARLPGRQLIDPAKFDTGDKATKTHAWFSGAGNDFGCANNGGGHNLDIAIPGIKDLPAGSTVRLDLKSLFDIEWDFDYGFVLTSKDGGKSFTSHESLRDTPTTTPMTSNPNQSSCQSAYGNGITGSSGSYSDPVTVQLDRTTGNYPDSQFVADSFDISDLVGAATPVLRFSYATDPGLARPGWFIDDLKVTATTPSGEKVLLQTDLEKDGGPSDPRIFNGGCQADNPGSDCTKGWQFVTAGDEAAFDHGYYLEMRDRSGFDLDGHGQIDRDPIGFEPGLYLAYTDEAHGYGNAGTDSPPAQSPLDSTPEPGNDTPNLNDAAFTAAATRSTYTDSGPGHTDNYTDPSNTTVDSRYADVANPWRFQYGCLGFRVLSMAGNTNGPATSDGDLTGSVRFTMGTGCGDFDYGYSPTPAPANTKPSARATASATTVRTGDAVRFSGSDSTDAETPNDLDYSWDFGDGGSTKDAAGSFARHTFTEPGTYAVTLLVTDPEGATDTDTLTVKVTGDSTGPGPQPGARTSVNCGSAKVTRHGSWRDVRPERGGGYCDNAGRGNGRDTMTLTTKGPRAEIFFGRSVHGGKAALFVDGTQVGTISFRNKNSTPVIAYRKVLRGLGSGKHQLRLVVLTGRAYVDRFRF from the coding sequence ATGACCAACCCTCCATCGAGCACCTCGTCGAGCATCCCGGCGCGCACGCTGCGCCCCTGGCGGACCGCAGCGGTCACCACCGCGCTGGCGGTCGCCCTCACCACCGGCCTGTCGGCTGTCCTCGCCCCGGTCGGGGCCGCCGCACCCGCCAGCACCCAGCCCCGGCCGATCGGCGCCCACGGCCTGTCCGTCTCCTTCGACCGCCAGTCGGCCACCATCGAGCGCGGCGAGCGGTTCCGGGTGTCCGGCACCGTCTCGACGCTGAGCCAGACCTCGCTCACCGCGGTGCCCCGGACCGGTGAAGGGGTGCCGGCGAGCTTCACCCTGACCGTCACCGACCCCGCCGGCAGGGTGCTCGGCACCCAGGCCGTGACCGCCGCCGACGACGGCAGCTTCGCCACCATGGTGCCCGGCGCCATCACCGACGGCCTCGCCGACGCGGACCTGCTGCGACTGGGCCTGCGCGCCGTGGACGCGACGTACGACGACCACCAGGCCGCCGACGCCGGCGCCGGATCGGTGGCGGTCCGCGCGGCCGCGACCGGGCTCCAGGTCGAGAACAGCTTCGTCTCGGCCGTCGGCTGGGTGAAGCCGGGCGAGGCCTACCCCTCGCGGATCATCGTCCAGAACCCCACCGCCACCCCGGTGGCCGGCGCCTCGGTCACGATCACGGCACCCGCAGGCACGAGCTTCACGAACGCCAGCGGCCCCGGCACCCACCCGTTCAGCAGCGACACGGTGGCCTGGACGATCCCGTCGGTGCCGGCGGCGACCGGCACGGTGCCCGGCACCGTCACCCTGGTCCTGGAGAGCAAGGCCGACACCGTCGCCCAGGACCCGACGGTGGTCTGGCGCGACCTGTCCACCACCGCTCGCCTCACCGCGAGCACCGGGGCCCAGACCGTGGTCAGCCACGGCCCCAAGGTGATCCCGCCGAGCGACGCCTTCGACACCGCCCGGTACGGCGACCGCCCGTTCCCGGTCATCCCGGTGGAGTACCGCGACCGCGCGTACACCGCCGCGCACACCGGTGAGCAGCTCGAGGAGGTCATCAACTCCCCCGCCAAGCCCGGCTCCACCTTCAACCTGTACCAGGAGATGTCCCTGGGCCAGCTCTTCCCCAACGGCAGCGTCCCCTCCGCGGGGATCGCGACGGCCGACTTCACCAGCTACGCCCCCGGCTTCCCGTTCACCCAGATCGACCCGACGGCCGTCAACACCTGCGCCGGCGTCACGCAGACCGACACCCCGGCCGGCGCGATCCCCGCGCCCGGCACGGTCGGCGGCCCGGCGTACACGGAGCGGATCACCAACGGCGTCTACAACCTGCCCGGCACCACCGGCTACTACGGCTCCGACGGCGCGGGCTCCGCGGTGATCGGCTCCCTCACCGGCATCTCGGCGCTCGCCCAGATCGACAGCGGCTGCGGGCCGACCAGCAAGCTCGTCGTGGACGCGGCCGCGCTCGCCGACCCCGAGATCGACTACTCGGACTACGACACCGACAAGGACGGCGTGGTCGACTTCTTCATGGCCGTGTTCGCCGGCTGCGGCGGCAACGGCGCCTCCCAGCTCGGGCTGTGCAGCGACGACCCCCAGGACGCGCTGCCCTACGACAACGTCTGGCCGCACAGCTCGTCGCTGGAGTACTACTACAACGACGCGAAGACGGGCCTGCCCGGCTTCACCACCGACGACCAGCTCAAGGACCTCGAGGGCCGGCCGCTCTGGTACACCGACAAGACCTACAAGGACATGACCACGACCGACAAGGGCGACGCCCTCAAGGTCTTCGTCCGGGTCGGCCCCTACAACCTCAACCCCGAGACGGCCATCGACAAGGCGAGCGTGATCTCGCACGAGTACGGCCACTCGCTCGGGCTGCCGGACTTCTACTCCGTCGGCGGCCGCGAGACCTACGGCGACTGGAACCTGATGGCGACCGACAAGTCGCAGAACATGGACGCCTTCTCCCGCCAGGAGCTCGGCTGGGTCGTCCCGCAGGTGCTCCGGGCAGGCGAGACCCGGACCGTCGACGGCTGGACCGACTCCAAGCAGGACACCGGCACGATCACGTGGCAGCGCCCCGACGGGACGCCGTACACGCTCACCAACGGGCCGGACGGCGTGGTCCACAACTCGCTGATGTACGTCGCGCGGCTGCCCGGTCGTCAGCTGATCGACCCGGCCAAGTTCGACACGGGTGACAAGGCGACCAAGACCCACGCGTGGTTCTCCGGCGCCGGCAACGACTTCGGCTGCGCCAACAACGGCGGCGGCCACAACCTCGACATCGCGATCCCGGGGATCAAGGACCTGCCCGCCGGCTCGACGGTCCGGCTGGACCTCAAGTCGCTGTTCGACATCGAGTGGGACTTCGACTACGGCTTCGTGCTGACCTCCAAGGACGGCGGGAAGAGCTTCACCTCCCACGAGTCGCTGCGCGACACCCCGACCACGACGCCGATGACCTCGAACCCGAACCAGAGCTCCTGCCAGTCGGCGTACGGCAACGGCATCACCGGATCGAGCGGGTCCTACTCCGACCCGGTCACGGTCCAGCTCGACCGCACCACCGGCAACTACCCCGACTCGCAGTTCGTGGCCGACAGCTTCGACATCTCCGACCTCGTCGGGGCGGCCACCCCGGTGCTGCGGTTCAGCTACGCGACCGACCCGGGGCTGGCCCGACCCGGCTGGTTCATCGACGACCTCAAGGTCACCGCGACCACCCCGAGCGGCGAGAAGGTGCTGCTGCAGACCGACCTGGAGAAGGACGGTGGTCCGAGCGACCCGCGGATCTTCAACGGCGGCTGCCAGGCCGACAACCCGGGCAGCGACTGCACCAAGGGCTGGCAGTTCGTGACCGCCGGTGACGAGGCGGCCTTCGACCACGGCTACTACCTGGAGATGCGGGACCGCTCCGGCTTCGACCTCGACGGGCACGGACAGATCGACCGCGACCCGATCGGCTTCGAGCCCGGGCTCTACCTCGCCTACACCGACGAGGCACACGGGTACGGCAACGCGGGGACCGACTCCCCGCCGGCCCAGTCGCCCCTGGACTCGACCCCCGAGCCCGGCAACGACACGCCGAACCTGAACGACGCGGCGTTCACGGCGGCCGCGACCCGCTCGACGTACACCGACTCGGGCCCCGGGCACACCGACAACTACACCGACCCGTCGAACACCACGGTCGACAGCCGGTACGCCGACGTCGCGAACCCGTGGCGGTTCCAGTACGGCTGCCTGGGCTTCCGGGTGCTGTCCATGGCCGGAAACACCAACGGCCCGGCGACGTCCGACGGCGACCTGACCGGATCGGTGCGGTTCACCATGGGCACCGGCTGCGGTGACTTCGACTACGGCTACAGCCCGACGCCGGCGCCGGCCAACACCAAGCCGTCCGCGCGGGCCACGGCCTCGGCGACGACGGTGAGGACCGGCGACGCGGTGCGCTTCAGCGGATCGGACAGCACCGACGCCGAGACGCCGAACGACCTGGACTACAGCTGGGACTTCGGTGACGGCGGCTCGACCAAGGACGCCGCCGGCTCCTTCGCCCGGCACACCTTCACCGAGCCCGGGACGTACGCCGTCACCCTCCTGGTCACCGACCCCGAGGGCGCCACCGACACCGACACGCTGACCGTCAAGGTCACCGGCGACTCCACAGGTCCCGGCCCCCAGCCGGGGGCCCGGACGAGCGTCAACTGCGGCTCCGCCAAGGTGACCCGGCACGGCAGCTGGCGCGACGTGCGGCCGGAGCGCGGCGGCGGCTACTGCGACAACGCCGGCAGGGGCAACGGCCGCGACACGATGACCCTGACCACCAAGGGCCCGCGTGCGGAGATCTTCTTCGGCCGCTCGGTCCACGGCGGGAAGGCGGCGCTGTTCGTCGACGGCACGCAGGTCGGGACGATCAGCTTCCGCAACAAGAACAGCACCCCGGTCATCGCCTACCGCAAGGTGCTGCGCGGCCTCGGCTCCGGCAAGCACCAGCTCCGCCTGGTGGTGCTCACGGGCCGGGCCTACGTGGACCGGTTCCGCTTCTAG
- a CDS encoding PadR family transcriptional regulator has translation MARRAETIELAVLGLLHEGPMHGYELRKRLNLMLGWGRVLSYGSLYPTLKKMLRGALIEEAATTVTPVTRRPRIVYQLTESGQREFERLMTEVGPTAWEDDNFDIRFAFFSRTDMEIRLRVLEGRRTRLQERLDRVQSQLSMTQKEVDRYAIELQRHGVESVEREVRWLSDLINAERSGEHDTSTTSAAAPAAVQPPEVSGQK, from the coding sequence ATGGCACGTCGGGCGGAGACCATCGAGCTGGCAGTCCTCGGGCTGCTGCACGAGGGTCCGATGCACGGCTACGAGCTCCGCAAGCGGCTCAACCTCATGCTCGGCTGGGGTCGGGTCCTCTCCTACGGATCGCTCTACCCCACCTTGAAGAAGATGCTCCGCGGCGCCCTCATCGAGGAGGCCGCCACGACGGTCACGCCGGTCACCCGCCGGCCCCGGATCGTCTACCAGCTCACCGAGTCCGGGCAGCGTGAGTTCGAGCGACTGATGACCGAGGTCGGTCCCACCGCATGGGAGGACGACAACTTCGACATCCGGTTCGCGTTCTTCAGCCGCACCGACATGGAGATCCGGCTGCGGGTCCTGGAAGGCCGGCGGACCCGGCTCCAGGAGCGCCTCGACCGGGTGCAGAGCCAGCTGTCGATGACGCAGAAGGAGGTCGACCGGTATGCCATCGAGCTCCAACGCCACGGCGTCGAGTCGGTCGAGCGCGAGGTCCGCTGGCTCTCCGACCTGATCAACGCCGAGCGCAGCGGCGAGCACGACACCAGCACCACCTCCGCGGCAGCACCAGCCGCGGTGCAGCCCCCCGAGGTCAGCGGCCAGAAGTAG
- a CDS encoding inositol-3-phosphate synthase produces the protein MGSVRVAIVGVGNCASSLVQGVHYYRDADPTGTVPGLMHVTFGEYHVKDVEFVAAFDVDDKKVGKDLSEAINASENNTIKIAEVPTLGIDVQRGHTLDGLGKYYRQTIEESAAEPVDVVRVLKDTQADVLVSYLPVGSEEADKFYAQCAIDAGVAFVNALPVFIASDPVWAKKFEDAGVPIVGDDIKSQVGATITHRVIAKLFEDRGVALDRTYQLNVGGNMDFKNMLERERLESKKVSKTQSVTSNLKGELAGKVADRNVHIGPSDYVQWLDDRKWAYVRLEGRAFGDVPLNMEYKLEVWDSPNSAGIIIDAIRAAKIAKDRGLGGPIISASSYLMKSPPVQLPDDEGRRRVEAFIKGEE, from the coding sequence ATGGGTTCGGTTCGAGTAGCAATCGTGGGAGTCGGCAACTGCGCCTCCTCCCTGGTCCAGGGTGTGCACTACTACCGGGACGCCGACCCGACGGGAACGGTGCCCGGGCTGATGCACGTGACCTTCGGCGAGTACCACGTCAAGGACGTGGAGTTCGTCGCGGCGTTCGACGTCGACGACAAGAAGGTCGGCAAGGACCTCTCCGAGGCGATCAACGCCTCCGAGAACAACACCATCAAGATCGCCGAGGTCCCCACGCTCGGCATCGACGTCCAGCGCGGTCACACCCTCGACGGCCTCGGCAAGTACTACCGCCAGACCATCGAGGAGTCGGCCGCCGAGCCGGTCGACGTGGTCCGGGTCCTCAAGGACACCCAGGCCGACGTGCTCGTCTCCTACCTCCCGGTGGGCTCCGAGGAGGCCGACAAGTTCTACGCCCAGTGCGCGATCGACGCCGGCGTGGCCTTCGTCAACGCCCTCCCCGTCTTCATCGCCTCCGACCCGGTCTGGGCCAAGAAGTTCGAGGACGCCGGCGTCCCGATCGTCGGTGACGACATCAAGTCGCAGGTGGGCGCCACCATCACCCACCGCGTGATCGCGAAGCTCTTCGAGGACCGCGGCGTCGCGCTGGACCGCACCTACCAGCTCAACGTCGGCGGCAACATGGACTTCAAGAACATGCTCGAGCGCGAGCGCCTGGAGTCCAAGAAGGTCTCCAAGACCCAGTCCGTGACGTCCAACCTCAAGGGCGAGCTGGCCGGCAAGGTCGCCGACCGCAACGTGCACATCGGCCCGTCGGACTACGTCCAGTGGCTCGACGACCGCAAGTGGGCCTACGTCCGCCTCGAGGGTCGCGCGTTCGGTGACGTGCCGCTGAACATGGAGTACAAGCTCGAGGTCTGGGACTCCCCGAACTCGGCCGGCATCATCATCGACGCGATCCGCGCCGCGAAGATCGCCAAGGACCGTGGCCTCGGCGGCCCGATCATCTCGGCGTCGTCGTACCTGATGAAGTCCCCGCCGGTGCAGCTCCCCGACGACGAGGGTCGCCGCCGCGTCGAGGCCTTCATCAAGGGCGAAGAGTGA
- a CDS encoding helicase HerA-like domain-containing protein yields MTADMTSPIAEQVAAGYRFEGPALELGALMLAADQLVDVPVRIPLAMLNRHGLVAGATGTGKTRTLQLLVEQLSAQGVPVFAADIKGDLSGLAQPGTASEKLSARAATVGQEWAAAGFPVEFYAIGGVGPGLPLRVTMSAFGPTLLSKVLGLNDTQESSLGLVFHYADRAGLPLLDLADLRAVLAHLLSDEGKAELKALGGLSSATAGVILRELIGLEDQGGDVFFGEPEFESADLLQLAPDGRGLVSLVELPQLQDRPAIFSTFLMWLLADLFHDLPEVGDVDKPRLVFFFDEAHLLFADASKAFLDQVAQTVRLIRSKGVGVFFVTQSPTDVPDAVLAQLGSRIQHQLRAHTPNDAKALKATVATYPTSGYDDLGQVITGLGIGEAVVTVMNERGAPTPVAWTRLRAPQSRMDPCDPDVLTATVAASPRAAKYQAAIDRESAREILADRLEQGAAKQDREQAGAPGPDPDPAPRPVPVPKPSTDKPSSRPPKDDSVVEQVVKSDAFKDFMRTAAREIARGMFKTGRR; encoded by the coding sequence ATGACTGCGGACATGACGTCGCCGATCGCCGAGCAGGTCGCCGCGGGCTACCGCTTCGAGGGTCCGGCCCTCGAGCTCGGCGCCCTGATGCTCGCCGCCGACCAGCTGGTCGACGTACCGGTCCGGATTCCGTTGGCGATGCTGAACCGGCACGGCCTGGTGGCCGGGGCGACCGGCACCGGCAAGACCAGGACTCTTCAGCTGCTCGTCGAGCAGCTCAGCGCCCAGGGCGTCCCGGTCTTCGCCGCGGACATCAAGGGCGACCTGTCCGGGCTGGCCCAGCCGGGCACCGCGAGCGAGAAGCTCAGCGCCCGGGCCGCCACCGTCGGCCAGGAGTGGGCGGCCGCCGGCTTCCCCGTGGAGTTCTACGCGATCGGCGGCGTCGGGCCCGGGCTGCCGCTGCGGGTCACCATGAGCGCGTTCGGGCCGACCCTGCTGAGCAAGGTGCTGGGCCTCAACGACACCCAGGAGTCCAGCCTGGGGCTGGTCTTCCACTACGCCGACCGGGCCGGCCTGCCGCTGCTCGACCTCGCCGACCTCCGCGCGGTGCTCGCGCACCTGCTCAGCGACGAGGGCAAGGCCGAGCTCAAGGCGCTGGGTGGGCTGTCGTCGGCGACCGCCGGGGTGATCCTGCGCGAGCTGATCGGCCTGGAGGACCAGGGCGGCGACGTGTTCTTCGGCGAGCCGGAGTTCGAGTCGGCGGACCTGCTCCAGCTCGCCCCCGACGGCCGCGGCCTCGTCTCGCTGGTCGAGCTGCCGCAGCTGCAGGACCGGCCGGCGATCTTCTCGACGTTCCTGATGTGGCTGCTCGCCGACCTGTTCCACGACCTTCCCGAGGTCGGGGACGTGGACAAGCCGAGGCTGGTGTTCTTCTTCGACGAGGCGCACCTGCTCTTCGCCGACGCGTCCAAGGCGTTCCTCGACCAGGTCGCCCAGACCGTGCGGCTGATCCGGTCGAAGGGGGTCGGGGTGTTCTTCGTGACCCAGAGCCCCACCGACGTGCCCGACGCGGTGCTCGCCCAGCTCGGTTCGCGGATCCAGCACCAGCTGCGCGCGCACACCCCCAACGACGCCAAGGCGCTCAAGGCGACCGTGGCGACCTACCCGACCAGTGGGTACGACGACCTCGGGCAGGTCATCACCGGCCTCGGGATCGGCGAGGCCGTGGTGACCGTGATGAACGAGCGCGGTGCGCCGACGCCGGTGGCCTGGACCCGCCTGCGGGCGCCCCAGTCGCGGATGGATCCGTGCGATCCCGACGTCCTCACCGCCACCGTCGCGGCCAGCCCGCGGGCCGCGAAGTACCAGGCCGCGATCGACCGGGAGTCCGCGCGCGAGATCCTCGCCGACCGGCTCGAGCAGGGTGCCGCGAAGCAGGACCGCGAGCAGGCGGGCGCCCCCGGCCCGGACCCTGATCCGGCGCCGCGCCCGGTGCCGGTCCCGAAGCCCAGCACCGACAAGCCCAGCAGCAGGCCCCCGAAGGACGACAGCGTGGTCGAGCAGGTCGTGAAGTCCGACGCGTTCAAGGACTTCATGCGTACCGCCGCCCGCGAGATCGCGCGGGGGATGTTCAAGACCGGCCGGCGCTGA
- a CDS encoding CCA tRNA nucleotidyltransferase, producing MADAQRAVTAELDRIAPVIDDLGERFTQAGHELALVGGPVRDAMLGRQHNDLDFTTSARPEQTEALLKGWADAVWDMGRAFGTIGCRKGEWQVEITTYRSEAYDPDSRKPTVDFGDTLAGDLGRRDFTVNAMAVRVPGRELEDPYGGVVDLAERVLRTPGRPEDSFSDDPLRMMRAARFAAQLGFGVDPAVVAAMTAMAGRIEIISAERVRDELVKLVCAPYPRLGLRLLVDTGLAALVLPELPALALERDEHHRHKDVYEHTLTVLEQAIDLESRLPGGGPDFVTRFAALMHDVGKPRTRRFIDDGTVTFHHHDVVGAKMTRKRMRALRFSNDETDAVTKLVELHLRFHGYGTGEWTDSAVRRYVRDAGDQLGRLHVVTRADCTTRNQRKADRLRRTYDDLEARIARLSEQEELDALRPDLDGNQIMEILGIGPGREVGAAYQYLLELRMDRGPMAEEEARAALLEWAASRS from the coding sequence ATGGCCGATGCCCAGCGGGCGGTCACCGCGGAGCTGGACCGGATCGCGCCCGTCATCGACGACCTCGGCGAGCGGTTCACGCAGGCCGGGCACGAGCTGGCGCTGGTCGGCGGGCCGGTGCGCGATGCCATGCTCGGCCGCCAGCACAACGACCTCGACTTCACGACGTCCGCGCGTCCCGAGCAGACCGAGGCGCTGCTGAAGGGCTGGGCGGACGCGGTCTGGGACATGGGCCGCGCCTTCGGCACCATCGGCTGCCGCAAGGGCGAGTGGCAGGTGGAGATCACGACCTACCGCTCCGAGGCCTACGACCCGGACTCGCGCAAGCCCACCGTCGACTTCGGGGACACCCTCGCCGGAGACCTCGGGCGCCGGGACTTCACGGTGAACGCGATGGCGGTCCGGGTGCCCGGGCGCGAGCTCGAGGACCCGTACGGCGGGGTGGTCGACCTCGCCGAGCGGGTGCTGCGCACCCCGGGACGGCCCGAGGACTCCTTCTCCGACGACCCGCTGCGGATGATGCGCGCCGCGCGGTTCGCCGCCCAGCTCGGGTTCGGCGTCGACCCGGCTGTCGTCGCGGCGATGACCGCGATGGCCGGGCGGATCGAGATCATCTCCGCCGAGCGGGTCCGCGACGAGCTGGTCAAGCTGGTGTGCGCGCCGTACCCCCGCCTCGGGCTGCGGCTCCTGGTCGACACCGGGCTGGCCGCGCTGGTGCTCCCCGAGCTGCCCGCGCTCGCGCTGGAGCGCGACGAGCACCACCGCCACAAGGACGTCTACGAGCACACGCTGACCGTGCTCGAGCAGGCGATCGACCTGGAGTCGCGGCTGCCGGGCGGCGGCCCCGACTTCGTCACCCGCTTCGCCGCGCTCATGCACGACGTCGGCAAGCCGCGGACCCGCCGCTTCATCGACGACGGGACCGTGACGTTCCACCACCACGACGTGGTCGGCGCCAAGATGACCCGCAAGCGGATGCGGGCGCTGCGGTTCTCCAACGACGAGACCGACGCCGTCACCAAGCTGGTCGAGCTGCACCTGCGCTTCCACGGCTACGGCACCGGCGAGTGGACCGACTCCGCCGTGCGCCGCTACGTCCGCGACGCCGGCGACCAGCTCGGACGCCTGCACGTCGTCACCCGTGCCGACTGCACCACCCGCAACCAGCGCAAGGCCGACCGGCTCCGCCGGACCTACGACGACCTCGAGGCGCGGATCGCCCGGCTCTCCGAGCAGGAGGAGCTCGACGCCCTCCGCCCCGACCTGGACGGCAACCAGATCATGGAGATCCTCGGCATCGGCCCGGGCCGTGAGGTCGGGGCCGCGTACCAGTACCTCCTCGAGCTGCGCATGGACCGCGGGCCGATGGCCGAGGAGGAGGCCCGGGCCGCACTGCTGGAGTGGGCCGCCTCCCGCTCCTGA